In Xylanibacter ruminicola 23, a single genomic region encodes these proteins:
- a CDS encoding glycosyltransferase family 2 protein: MLTLKILFWAMLLIVFYTYLGYGILLYIILRLKRLFAGAPRKAVVPADEQLPTITLLICAYNEEDVVPEKMANTLAIDYPREKFRIMWVTDGSTDRTNELLKAYPEVDIVFSPERRGKSAALKHGLQELKTRYVAFTDANTMINPGAMKEIARLFTDPTVGCVSGEKRVAARKEGQMAAEGEGLYWRYESTLKRWDSELFSAMGAAGELYAIDPQLVREVPDNALLDDFMMSMFVVQDGKRIAYTPDAYAQEYGSANIFEESKRKRRIAAGGLQSIWWLRSLLNPIKYPLVSFQYISHRVLRWSITPIAMVILLGINILLSVMRAGSFFDLMLAAQILFYLGAFAGWLLARHGVKNKLLYTAYYFVFMNLNVFRGMAYLRSHNHSGAWEKAKRS; encoded by the coding sequence ATGCTCACACTAAAAATCCTATTCTGGGCCATGTTGCTCATAGTATTCTACACCTATTTAGGTTATGGAATTCTATTATACATCATCCTCAGGCTAAAACGGCTTTTTGCGGGCGCTCCCCGCAAGGCCGTCGTGCCTGCCGATGAGCAGCTGCCCACCATCACCCTGCTTATTTGTGCTTATAACGAAGAAGATGTGGTGCCCGAGAAGATGGCCAACACCCTGGCTATCGATTACCCCCGCGAAAAGTTCCGTATTATGTGGGTAACCGATGGCAGCACCGACCGCACCAACGAGCTGCTTAAGGCCTACCCCGAGGTTGATATCGTGTTCAGCCCCGAGCGCCGCGGCAAGTCGGCCGCCCTTAAGCACGGTTTGCAGGAACTCAAGACCCGCTATGTGGCCTTTACCGATGCCAACACCATGATTAATCCAGGCGCCATGAAGGAGATTGCCCGCCTGTTTACCGACCCCACCGTGGGCTGTGTATCGGGCGAGAAACGCGTGGCCGCCCGCAAGGAGGGCCAGATGGCTGCCGAGGGCGAAGGTCTGTACTGGCGCTACGAGAGCACCTTGAAACGTTGGGACAGCGAGCTGTTCTCGGCCATGGGTGCCGCCGGCGAACTCTACGCCATCGACCCCCAGCTGGTACGCGAGGTTCCCGACAATGCCCTGTTAGACGATTTCATGATGTCAATGTTTGTGGTACAGGATGGCAAGCGCATCGCCTACACCCCCGATGCCTACGCTCAGGAGTACGGCTCTGCCAACATTTTTGAAGAGAGCAAACGCAAGCGCCGTATCGCTGCCGGCGGACTTCAAAGCATCTGGTGGTTGCGCAGTTTGCTCAACCCCATCAAGTACCCGCTGGTAAGCTTCCAGTACATCAGTCACCGCGTGCTGCGTTGGAGCATTACTCCAATCGCAATGGTTATCTTACTGGGTATCAACATATTACTTTCTGTAATGCGCGCAGGTTCGTTTTTCGATTTGATGTTAGCAGCACAGATTTTGTTCTATCTAGGCGCCTTTGCCGGCTGGCTTTTGGCCCGTCACGGCGTTAAGAACAAGCTGCTTTACACCGCCTACTATTTTGTTTTTATGAACCTCAATGTTTTTCGCGGAATGGCCTACCTGCGCAGCCATAATCACAGTGGCGCTTGGGAAAAAGCCAAGAGAAGTTGA
- a CDS encoding ribonuclease E/G, whose amino-acid sequence MTSEVIIDVQPKDISIALLEDKQLVEYQQEQRTASFSVGNIYVAKVKKLMPGLNACFVDVGAERVAFLHYLDLGTQFNSYEKYLKQVVSDRKKLYPIQKAHIQPELKKDGSIANTLKVGQEILVQIVKEPINTKGPRLTCELSFAGRYLVLIPFEDGVSVSTKIKKGEERSRLKQLIQSIKPKNFGVIVRTVAEGKRAAELDAELKILLKRWEDVISKVQKTTERPQLCFEEESRAVALLRDLFNPTYDGIHVNDSGIYDEIKNYLGLIAPEKKDIVKLYNGTVPIFDNFDVTKQLKSGFGKTVNYKHGAYLIIEHTEAMHVVDVNSGTRIKKENNQEANALETNLGAADELARQLRLRDMGGIIIVDFIDMKLPEDRQLLYERMCKNMQKDRAKHNILPLSKFGLMQITRQRVRPAMNVNVEETCPTCFGKGTIKSSILFTDTLESKIDTLVNKIGMRKFYLHVHPYVAAYINQGLFSLKMKWQMKYGLGVRVIPSQKLAFLQYEFYDADRQYIDMKEEIETK is encoded by the coding sequence ATGACAAGTGAAGTTATCATTGATGTGCAGCCAAAGGACATAAGCATTGCCCTGCTCGAGGATAAGCAGCTGGTAGAGTACCAGCAGGAGCAGCGCACGGCGTCGTTCTCGGTGGGCAACATTTATGTGGCAAAGGTCAAGAAGCTGATGCCAGGACTTAACGCTTGTTTCGTTGATGTCGGAGCCGAACGTGTTGCATTCCTGCATTATCTTGATCTGGGAACTCAATTTAACTCTTACGAGAAATATCTGAAACAGGTAGTGAGCGACCGCAAGAAGCTCTACCCTATCCAGAAAGCCCACATCCAGCCAGAACTTAAAAAGGATGGCAGCATTGCCAACACCTTGAAGGTTGGTCAGGAAATACTGGTACAAATTGTAAAGGAACCTATTAACACCAAGGGTCCACGCCTCACCTGCGAGTTGAGTTTTGCCGGCCGTTATCTGGTGCTCATTCCTTTCGAGGACGGTGTTTCTGTTTCGACCAAAATCAAGAAGGGCGAAGAACGTAGCCGACTGAAACAGCTTATTCAGAGCATCAAGCCAAAGAATTTCGGTGTTATTGTACGTACAGTAGCCGAGGGAAAGCGCGCAGCTGAACTTGATGCCGAGCTGAAGATACTGTTGAAGCGTTGGGAAGACGTGATTAGCAAAGTACAGAAGACCACAGAGCGACCACAACTCTGCTTCGAGGAGGAAAGCAGGGCCGTAGCACTGTTGCGCGATCTCTTCAATCCCACTTACGACGGCATCCATGTAAACGACAGCGGCATCTACGACGAAATCAAGAACTATCTGGGACTCATCGCACCCGAAAAGAAGGATATCGTTAAGCTCTATAACGGCACGGTACCCATTTTCGACAATTTCGATGTAACCAAGCAACTCAAGTCGGGCTTTGGAAAAACGGTAAACTACAAACATGGTGCTTATCTGATTATCGAACACACAGAGGCCATGCATGTAGTGGATGTGAATAGCGGTACGCGAATCAAGAAAGAGAACAATCAGGAGGCCAACGCCCTCGAAACCAACCTTGGAGCTGCCGACGAGCTGGCCCGCCAGCTCAGGCTCCGTGATATGGGTGGTATCATCATCGTCGACTTTATCGACATGAAGTTACCCGAGGACCGCCAGCTGCTCTACGAGCGCATGTGCAAGAACATGCAGAAGGACAGAGCCAAGCACAATATCCTGCCCCTTTCTAAGTTCGGATTGATGCAGATTACCCGTCAGCGCGTTCGCCCCGCTATGAATGTGAACGTCGAGGAAACCTGCCCCACTTGTTTCGGTAAAGGTACTATCAAGTCGAGCATCCTGTTCACTGATACCCTCGAGAGTAAGATTGACACCCTAGTAAATAAGATAGGTATGCGCAAGTTCTATCTGCACGTTCATCCCTACGTTGCCGCCTACATTAACCAAGGCCTATTCAGCCTCAAGATGAAGTGGCAAATGAAGTACGGACTGGGCGTACGGGTCATCCCCTCGCAGAAGCTGGCGTTCCTTCAGTACGAGTTCTATGATGCCGACAGGCAATATATAGACATGAAGGAAGAAATCGAAACAAAGTAA
- a CDS encoding HU family DNA-binding protein, producing the protein MTKAEIINRIAEETGLAKKDVAISVEAFMECIRESLASEKENVYLRGFGTFVVKRRAQKTARNISKNTTLVIEAHDFPAFKPSKSFIEKMK; encoded by the coding sequence ATGACAAAGGCAGAAATCATCAACAGAATTGCTGAAGAGACCGGCCTGGCTAAGAAAGATGTAGCCATCTCAGTAGAGGCATTCATGGAGTGCATCCGCGAGAGTCTCGCTTCTGAGAAGGAGAATGTATATCTGCGTGGCTTCGGTACTTTCGTAGTGAAGCGTCGTGCTCAGAAGACCGCCCGCAACATCTCTAAGAACACCACACTGGTAATCGAGGCTCACGACTTTCCCGCCTTCAAGCCTTCGAAGAGCTTTATTGAAAAAATGAAGTAA
- the pyk gene encoding pyruvate kinase, whose translation MKQTKIVASISDRRCDQDFIRSLFEAGMNVVRMNTAHADEQGIKNIINNVRSVSHHIGILIDTKGPEVRTTGCPEPIAYKTGDVVKIFGRPEMDTTHDIINLSYADFAADVHEGCHILFDDGALDMKVIGINGPAVIAQVQNDGVLGSHKSVNVPGVHIALPTLTEKDRKNIKLAIDQDIDFIAHSFVRSAADVRAVQAILDAYNSDIKIISKIENQEGVDNIDEIIEASYGIMIARGDLGIEVPIERIPGIQRQIIRKCVRAKKPVIVATQMLHTMINNPRPTRAEVTDIANAIYYRTDALMLSGETASGKYPVEAVRTMAAIAEQAEKDKMRENDIEVPLSPTCDIREFMAHSAIEATEKLGVKGIITDASSGDTARNLAAFRGPNPVLAICYNDKLQRLLNLSYGVIPVFQKEHIDNEVLFHAAVRMLRQKGYVQDADKIAYLSGNVGEGGGTKFLEINTVKEVMTNQYKFHLPHSNK comes from the coding sequence ATGAAGCAGACAAAAATTGTAGCTAGCATTAGTGACAGAAGATGTGATCAGGATTTCATCCGCAGTCTCTTCGAGGCAGGCATGAATGTAGTGAGAATGAACACGGCGCATGCCGATGAACAGGGTATTAAAAACATAATTAATAATGTGCGTAGCGTGAGCCACCACATTGGTATCCTTATCGATACCAAGGGTCCTGAGGTGCGTACCACCGGATGCCCAGAGCCCATCGCCTATAAAACAGGTGATGTGGTGAAGATTTTCGGTCGCCCCGAAATGGATACCACGCACGACATCATTAACCTGTCGTATGCCGACTTTGCTGCCGACGTACACGAGGGTTGTCATATCCTGTTCGACGACGGTGCACTCGACATGAAGGTGATCGGTATCAACGGTCCAGCTGTAATCGCTCAGGTGCAGAACGACGGTGTGCTGGGTTCGCACAAGAGCGTAAACGTGCCCGGTGTTCACATCGCACTGCCTACGCTGACCGAGAAGGACCGCAAGAACATTAAACTGGCCATCGACCAGGACATCGACTTTATTGCTCACAGCTTTGTGCGCTCGGCTGCCGACGTGCGTGCCGTGCAGGCTATCCTGGATGCCTACAACAGCGACATCAAGATTATCTCGAAAATCGAGAACCAGGAGGGTGTGGACAATATCGACGAGATTATCGAGGCTTCGTACGGTATCATGATTGCACGTGGCGACTTGGGTATCGAGGTGCCCATCGAGCGTATTCCTGGTATCCAGCGACAGATTATCCGCAAGTGCGTACGCGCTAAGAAGCCTGTAATCGTTGCTACACAGATGCTGCACACCATGATTAATAACCCACGCCCCACACGCGCCGAGGTTACTGATATTGCTAATGCTATCTACTATCGCACCGATGCACTGATGCTGTCGGGCGAGACTGCCAGCGGAAAATATCCTGTAGAGGCCGTTCGCACCATGGCCGCTATCGCCGAACAGGCTGAGAAGGACAAGATGCGCGAGAACGACATCGAGGTGCCCCTGTCACCAACATGCGATATCCGCGAGTTTATGGCTCACTCGGCTATCGAGGCCACCGAAAAGCTGGGTGTGAAGGGTATCATCACCGACGCCAGCTCGGGCGACACCGCTCGCAACCTGGCTGCCTTCCGTGGTCCTAACCCCGTGCTGGCTATCTGCTACAACGATAAACTGCAGCGTCTGCTGAACCTTTCATATGGTGTAATCCCTGTATTTCAGAAGGAGCATATCGACAACGAGGTGCTGTTCCATGCGGCTGTACGCATGCTGCGCCAGAAGGGTTACGTGCAGGATGCTGATAAGATTGCCTACCTGAGTGGAAACGTAGGCGAGGGCGGTGGCACCAAGTTCCTGGAGATTAACACCGTGAAGGAGGTGATGACCAACCAGTATAAGTTCCACCTGCCACACTCAAATAAATAG
- a CDS encoding M3 family metallopeptidase, translated as MDMNFKRTLMTMSIAAVMLPTFAADGLPKGAPDFSKIKETDYLPAIEKAIKLKRQEINKIVSNKQKPTFKNTILALEKSGLELDKWLNVAEGLASAHKTPAIAEAEKKSTPLLTELENEISFNKALFKRVKYVYDNEYKNLKGEDKRLTEVVYKGFVRSGALLDDAKMERMMQINMRISELQQQWGDMLPAATNNAVVWVYSKDELKGLSDADIAQCKKDAETRGGKAPYAIVIVNTTQQAILSSLENRDLRRRVFEASRHRADGSDQYNTFPLVVEIAKLRAEKAELMGYKNYASYSLERTMAKNSDNVYNFLKQLIAEYTPKAQAETRAIEEFARKEMGPNFKLQPYDRFYYSAKMKQEMLNLSDDEVKPYFNIDSVIVNGVFYAAHRVYGLNFVQRKDVPTYHPDMKVFEVRDKNGKMLALFYSDPYRRPTKRGGAWMSAFAKQSGLRQQLPIIYNVTNYAKAPEGQPTLITWDEVTTLFHEFGHALHGMLSNCYYNTLSGTAVARDFVEMPSQFNESFASIPEIFDHYAKHAVTGEPMPADLKEKMLKSINFQTAYALGENLAATCLDLAWHHLSVNEIPTADDAAQFEIDALKKIGLYDTQIPPRYSTSYFNHVWGGGYAAGYYSYLWTEVLACNVADTFEKLGALKPETGDAFRMKVLSRGNTKDQMEMFTDFTGMKNPDASGFLKYRGL; from the coding sequence ATGGATATGAATTTTAAAAGAACACTCATGACGATGAGTATCGCAGCTGTGATGCTGCCAACTTTTGCCGCTGACGGACTGCCTAAGGGCGCACCCGATTTCAGCAAGATTAAGGAAACCGACTACCTGCCTGCCATCGAGAAGGCTATCAAGCTGAAGCGACAGGAGATCAACAAAATTGTAAGCAACAAGCAGAAGCCTACCTTCAAGAACACCATCCTGGCGTTGGAGAAGAGCGGACTGGAGCTTGACAAATGGCTGAACGTAGCCGAGGGACTGGCCAGCGCACACAAGACGCCCGCCATTGCCGAGGCTGAGAAGAAGTCGACACCGCTGCTGACTGAGCTGGAGAACGAGATCTCGTTCAACAAGGCGCTGTTTAAGCGTGTGAAATATGTTTACGACAACGAGTACAAGAACCTGAAGGGCGAAGACAAGCGCCTGACCGAGGTGGTATATAAGGGTTTTGTACGTTCGGGTGCTCTGCTGGATGATGCCAAGATGGAGCGCATGATGCAGATTAATATGCGTATATCGGAGCTGCAGCAGCAGTGGGGCGACATGCTGCCCGCTGCTACCAACAACGCTGTGGTTTGGGTATATAGCAAGGACGAGCTGAAGGGCTTGAGCGATGCCGATATTGCCCAGTGCAAGAAGGATGCCGAGACTCGTGGAGGTAAGGCTCCTTACGCTATCGTGATAGTAAACACTACCCAGCAGGCTATCCTGAGCAGCTTGGAAAACCGCGATCTGCGTCGCCGTGTGTTCGAGGCTTCACGTCATCGTGCCGACGGCTCTGATCAGTACAACACCTTCCCCCTGGTAGTTGAGATTGCTAAGCTGCGCGCCGAGAAGGCCGAGCTGATGGGCTATAAGAACTACGCCTCGTACTCGCTGGAGCGTACGATGGCTAAAAACTCTGACAATGTGTACAACTTCCTAAAGCAGCTGATTGCTGAGTACACACCAAAGGCCCAGGCCGAAACCAGGGCCATCGAGGAGTTTGCCCGCAAGGAGATGGGACCCAACTTCAAGCTGCAGCCTTACGACCGTTTCTACTATTCGGCTAAGATGAAGCAGGAGATGCTGAACCTGAGCGACGACGAAGTAAAACCTTACTTTAACATCGACAGCGTGATTGTGAACGGTGTGTTCTACGCAGCTCATCGTGTTTACGGTTTGAACTTCGTACAGCGCAAGGATGTGCCTACTTATCACCCCGACATGAAGGTGTTTGAGGTACGCGATAAGAATGGAAAAATGCTGGCTTTGTTCTATAGCGATCCTTACCGCCGCCCCACCAAGCGCGGCGGTGCCTGGATGAGCGCTTTTGCCAAGCAGAGCGGCTTGCGCCAGCAGTTGCCTATTATATATAATGTAACCAACTATGCCAAGGCTCCCGAGGGTCAGCCCACGCTGATTACCTGGGACGAGGTAACAACACTGTTCCATGAGTTTGGTCACGCCCTGCACGGTATGCTCTCTAACTGTTATTACAACACCCTGAGCGGTACCGCTGTGGCTCGCGACTTTGTGGAGATGCCATCGCAGTTTAACGAGAGCTTTGCCTCGATTCCTGAGATCTTCGACCACTACGCCAAGCACGCTGTTACCGGTGAGCCTATGCCTGCCGACCTGAAGGAGAAGATGCTGAAGAGCATTAACTTCCAAACAGCCTACGCCCTGGGCGAGAACCTGGCTGCTACTTGTCTGGATCTGGCTTGGCACCATCTTTCAGTAAACGAGATACCTACAGCCGACGACGCTGCGCAGTTCGAAATCGACGCGCTGAAGAAGATCGGTCTTTACGATACCCAGATTCCACCACGCTACAGCACTTCTTACTTCAACCACGTTTGGGGCGGAGGTTATGCTGCCGGCTACTACAGCTATCTGTGGACCGAGGTGCTGGCCTGCAACGTAGCCGATACCTTTGAGAAGTTGGGCGCCTTGAAACCCGAGACCGGCGATGCCTTCCGAATGAAGGTGCTGAGCCGCGGTAACACCAAGGACCAGATGGAGATGTTTACCGACTTTACTGGCATGAAGAACCCCGACGCTTCGGGTTTCCTGAAGTATAGAGGTCTGTAA
- a CDS encoding iron-sulfur cluster assembly scaffold protein: MIYSKEVENMCSVCKGAYHGPAPIPEEGKWVAVKEIKEISGYTHGIGWCAPQQGACKLSLNVKDGVIQEALVETIGCTGMTHSAAMASEILPGKTILEALNTDLVCDAINTAMRELFLQIVYGRTQSAFSEGGLAIGAGLEDLGKGLRSQTGTLYGTVAKGTRYLELTEGYITKQYLDANNEVCGYEYVHLGKMMEAIKNGMDANEAMKKFTGSYGRTTEEQGAVKAIDPRKE; the protein is encoded by the coding sequence ATGATTTATTCAAAAGAAGTGGAGAACATGTGTAGCGTTTGTAAGGGCGCTTACCATGGACCTGCACCTATCCCCGAGGAGGGCAAATGGGTAGCAGTAAAGGAAATCAAGGAAATTTCTGGTTACACCCACGGTATTGGCTGGTGCGCACCTCAGCAGGGTGCCTGCAAGCTGAGCCTGAACGTTAAGGACGGTGTAATCCAGGAGGCTCTTGTTGAGACCATCGGATGTACTGGTATGACTCACTCAGCTGCTATGGCTTCTGAGATTCTGCCTGGTAAGACCATCCTCGAGGCTCTGAACACAGACCTCGTTTGCGATGCTATCAACACCGCTATGCGCGAGCTCTTCCTGCAGATTGTTTACGGACGTACACAGAGTGCTTTCTCTGAGGGCGGTCTGGCTATCGGCGCTGGTCTTGAGGACCTCGGTAAGGGTCTTCGCTCACAGACTGGTACACTTTATGGCACCGTTGCTAAGGGTACACGTTACCTCGAGCTCACTGAGGGTTACATCACAAAGCAGTACCTCGACGCTAACAACGAGGTTTGCGGTTACGAGTATGTACACCTCGGCAAGATGATGGAGGCCATCAAGAACGGTATGGACGCCAACGAGGCTATGAAGAAGTTCACTGGTTCTTACGGTCGTACAACCGAGGAGCAGGGTGCAGTTAAGGCAATTGATCCACGTAAAGAATAA
- a CDS encoding GGGtGRT protein, producing the protein MIRKVQFESQERRINQVLAALKENGINSIEEANEICEKAGIDPYQMCEDTQLICFENAKWAYVCGAAIAIKKGVKTAAEAAEAIGIGLQSFCIPGSVADDRKVGIGHGNLAARLLREETECFAFLAGHESFAAAEGAIKIAEMANKVRKNPLRVILNGLGKDAAQIISRINGFTYVQTKFDYFTGDLNVVKEVPYGNNPSRLKVKCYGADDVREGVAILWKENVDVSITGNSTNPTRFQHPVAGTYKKERVLAGKPYFSVASGGGTGRTLHPDNMAAGPASYGMTDTMGRMHSDAQFAGSSSVPAHVEMMGFLGMGNNPMVGATVSVAVAIDLALNKK; encoded by the coding sequence ATGATTAGAAAAGTACAGTTTGAGAGTCAGGAGCGCCGTATCAACCAGGTTCTTGCTGCTCTGAAGGAGAATGGCATCAACTCTATCGAGGAGGCCAATGAGATTTGTGAAAAGGCTGGTATCGATCCATATCAGATGTGTGAGGACACACAGCTGATCTGCTTCGAGAACGCTAAATGGGCATATGTTTGTGGTGCTGCTATCGCCATCAAGAAGGGCGTTAAGACTGCTGCCGAGGCTGCTGAGGCCATCGGTATCGGTCTGCAGAGCTTCTGTATCCCCGGATCAGTAGCCGACGATCGTAAGGTAGGTATCGGTCACGGTAACCTCGCCGCTCGTCTGCTCCGTGAGGAGACTGAGTGCTTCGCTTTCCTCGCTGGTCACGAGAGCTTCGCTGCTGCTGAGGGTGCTATCAAGATTGCTGAGATGGCTAACAAGGTTCGTAAGAATCCTCTTCGCGTTATCCTGAACGGTCTTGGTAAGGACGCTGCTCAGATCATCAGCCGTATCAACGGTTTCACATACGTACAGACTAAGTTCGATTACTTCACTGGTGATCTGAACGTGGTTAAGGAGGTTCCTTATGGTAACAACCCAAGCCGTCTGAAGGTTAAGTGCTATGGCGCTGACGACGTACGTGAGGGTGTAGCTATCCTGTGGAAGGAGAACGTAGATGTATCAATCACTGGTAACTCTACAAACCCAACACGTTTCCAGCACCCAGTAGCTGGTACTTACAAGAAGGAGCGCGTACTCGCTGGTAAGCCTTACTTCTCAGTAGCTTCTGGTGGTGGTACCGGTCGTACTCTGCACCCAGATAACATGGCTGCTGGTCCTGCTTCTTACGGTATGACCGACACCATGGGCCGTATGCACTCTGACGCTCAGTTCGCTGGTTCTTCATCAGTACCTGCACACGTTGAGATGATGGGATTCCTGGGTATGGGTAACAACCCAATGGTAGGTGCTACTGTTTCTGTAGCAGTTGCTATCGACCTCGCCCTGAACAAAAAGTAA